One window of the Pseudomonas lurida genome contains the following:
- a CDS encoding LysR family transcriptional regulator, whose protein sequence is MLRSHLPLNALRAFEASARHLSFTRAAIELCVTQAAVSHQVKSLEAQLNVTLFKRLPRGLMLTSEGETLLPVVRESFDRIAQTLSQFEGGHYREVLTVGAVGTFAVGWLLPRLPDFHARYPFIDLRLSTHNNRVDVAAEGLDYAIRFGAGAWHGTDACELLEAPLSVLCVPQLAEQLHAPADLLKHTLLRSYRADEWSLWFQAAGLPVDTLVPRSIVFDSSLAMMEAALQGTGVALAPAMMFSRQLESDVIRQPFDVGITTGSYWLTRLQSRAETSAMLAFKGWLREMATQG, encoded by the coding sequence ATGCTGCGCTCCCATTTACCGCTCAACGCCCTGCGCGCGTTCGAGGCGTCGGCTCGGCATTTGAGCTTCACCCGAGCTGCCATCGAGTTGTGTGTCACTCAAGCAGCGGTCAGCCACCAAGTCAAAAGTCTGGAGGCGCAACTCAACGTCACGTTGTTCAAGCGCCTGCCCCGCGGCCTGATGCTCACCAGCGAAGGCGAAACCCTGCTGCCGGTGGTGCGCGAGTCGTTTGACCGCATCGCCCAGACCTTGAGCCAATTCGAAGGCGGGCACTACCGCGAGGTGCTCACGGTCGGCGCAGTCGGTACCTTCGCCGTCGGCTGGTTGTTGCCACGGCTGCCGGATTTCCATGCACGCTACCCCTTTATCGACCTGCGCCTGTCCACCCACAACAACCGCGTCGATGTGGCCGCCGAAGGCCTGGACTATGCGATCCGCTTCGGCGCAGGTGCCTGGCATGGCACGGATGCCTGCGAACTGCTGGAAGCACCACTGAGCGTGCTCTGCGTGCCGCAACTGGCTGAGCAATTGCACGCACCCGCCGACCTGTTGAAACACACCTTGCTGCGCTCCTACCGCGCCGATGAGTGGAGTTTGTGGTTCCAGGCCGCCGGTTTGCCAGTCGATACCCTGGTGCCGCGCAGCATCGTGTTTGATTCCTCGTTGGCAATGATGGAGGCGGCCTTGCAAGGCACGGGGGTGGCGTTGGCGCCGGCGATGATGTTTTCGAGGCAACTGGAGAGCGATGTCATCCGCCAGCCGTTCGACGTCGGCATCACCACCGGCAGCTATTGGCTGACGCGCTTGCAGTCACGCGCCGAGACCTCGGCCATGCTGGCGTTCAAGGGCTGGTTGCGGGAAATGGCGACGCAGGGCTGA
- the ampC gene encoding class C beta-lactamase, with product MPQLSLSGVGKLTALALFMAAGQCLAAADLRTVVDASVKPLMQQQSIPGLVVGIVKDGKTQYFNYGVASKDAQQAVSENTLFEVGSVSKTFTATLAGYAVATGKLSLTAPASDYLPALRGGRFDHISVLNLGTYTAGGLPLQFPAEADNNQRMISYFQHWKPDFAPGTHRLYSNPSLGLFGYLAAQSLKQPFDASMERTLLPKLGLKHTFVNVPASQMNLYAQGYGKDGKPVRVGPGAMDSEAYGIKTSAADLLHYVSVNMNPAGLEKPLQQAIATTHTGYYSVNGMTQGLGWELYPYPITLAALVEGNSSQMALEPHKVDWLTPPQSPHADTLVNKTGSTNGFGAYVAYVPSKGMGVVILANKNYPNGERVKVAHAILSALDH from the coding sequence ATGCCCCAACTCTCCTTGTCTGGCGTGGGTAAATTAACCGCCCTGGCTTTGTTCATGGCTGCCGGCCAATGCCTGGCGGCCGCCGACCTGCGCACCGTGGTGGACGCCAGCGTCAAGCCACTCATGCAGCAACAGTCTATTCCGGGGCTGGTCGTCGGCATCGTGAAGGATGGCAAAACGCAATACTTTAACTACGGCGTCGCCAGCAAAGACGCTCAGCAAGCCGTCAGTGAAAACACACTGTTCGAAGTCGGATCAGTGAGCAAAACCTTCACCGCCACCCTCGCCGGTTATGCCGTGGCGACCGGCAAACTCAGCCTCACCGCGCCGGCCAGCGACTACCTGCCGGCCTTGCGTGGTGGACGGTTCGATCACATCAGCGTGCTCAACCTGGGCACCTACACCGCCGGGGGCCTGCCCCTTCAGTTCCCCGCCGAGGCCGACAACAACCAGCGCATGATCAGCTACTTCCAGCATTGGAAACCCGACTTCGCGCCCGGCACCCACCGCTTGTACTCCAACCCGAGCCTGGGCCTGTTCGGCTACCTGGCGGCGCAGAGCCTCAAGCAACCGTTCGACGCGTCGATGGAGCGCACCCTGCTCCCGAAACTGGGGCTCAAGCACACCTTCGTCAACGTGCCGGCCAGCCAGATGAACCTGTACGCCCAAGGCTATGGCAAAGACGGCAAACCGGTACGCGTCGGCCCCGGTGCCATGGACAGCGAGGCCTATGGCATCAAGACCAGCGCCGCCGACCTGCTGCACTACGTGAGTGTGAACATGAACCCGGCAGGCCTGGAAAAACCCTTGCAACAGGCGATCGCCACGACTCACACCGGTTACTACAGCGTAAACGGCATGACCCAGGGCCTGGGCTGGGAACTGTATCCCTACCCGATCACGCTCGCTGCCTTGGTTGAGGGCAACTCGAGCCAGATGGCGCTTGAGCCACACAAGGTCGACTGGCTGACCCCGCCGCAGTCACCCCACGCCGACACGCTGGTCAACAAAACCGGGTCCACCAATGGGTTTGGCGCCTATGTGGCCTATGTGCCGAGCAAGGGCATGGGGGTGGTGATACTGGCGAACAAGAACTACCCGAATGGGGAGCGTGTGAAAGTGGCCCATGCGATCCTGAGCGCACTGGACCACTGA
- the yghX gene encoding YghX family hydrolase: protein MTRLTAKDFAPELLELYDGYAHGKINRREFLDRAALFTFGGLTASALLAALSPNYALAEQVKFTDPDIVADYITYPSPKGNGTVRGYWVRPAKAAGKLPAVVVVHENRGLNPYIEDVARRLAKAGFIALAPDGLTSVGGYPGNDEKGVALQQTVDPTKLMNDFFAAIEWLMHHDSSTGKVGITGFCYGGGVTNAAAVAYPELGAAVSFYGRQPEAKDVPRIKAPIMLHYGELDTRINEGWPAYEKALKAAGTTYEAYIYKGANHGFHNDSTPRYDEAAANLAWKRTLDWFHKYLA from the coding sequence ATGACTCGTCTCACCGCGAAAGACTTTGCCCCCGAACTGCTGGAACTCTACGACGGCTACGCCCACGGCAAGATCAACCGCCGCGAATTTCTCGACCGCGCCGCGCTGTTCACCTTTGGTGGCCTCACCGCTTCGGCCCTGCTCGCGGCCCTGAGCCCCAACTACGCCCTGGCCGAACAAGTCAAATTCACTGACCCGGACATCGTCGCCGACTACATCACCTACCCGTCGCCCAAGGGCAACGGTACCGTGCGTGGTTACTGGGTGCGCCCGGCCAAAGCAGCGGGCAAGTTGCCGGCGGTGGTGGTGGTCCACGAGAACCGTGGCCTCAACCCCTATATCGAAGACGTCGCGCGGCGCCTGGCCAAGGCCGGCTTCATTGCCCTGGCACCCGACGGCCTGACCTCGGTTGGCGGCTACCCGGGCAACGATGAAAAAGGCGTGGCACTGCAGCAAACGGTCGACCCGACCAAGCTGATGAACGACTTTTTCGCCGCCATCGAATGGCTGATGCACCATGACAGCAGCACCGGCAAGGTCGGCATCACCGGCTTCTGTTATGGCGGCGGCGTGACCAATGCAGCAGCCGTGGCGTACCCGGAATTGGGTGCGGCGGTGTCGTTCTATGGGCGTCAGCCGGAGGCCAAGGATGTGCCGCGTATCAAGGCGCCGATCATGTTGCACTACGGCGAACTGGATACGCGGATCAATGAAGGCTGGCCAGCGTACGAGAAGGCGTTGAAGGCAGCCGGTACGACCTATGAGGCGTATATCTACAAGGGCGCCAACCACGGTTTCCACAATGACTCGACGCCGCGCTATGACGAGGCAGCGGCGAACCTGGCGTGGAAAAGAACACTCGACTGGTTCCATAAATATTTGGCCTAG
- a CDS encoding DUF2252 family protein, with product MKTPRPSARMPHLIQLRNLKMARSAHAYVRGSTVQFYEWLQSHTGRRLPHGPAIWICGDCHAGNLGPTGDTKGRIDMHIRDLDQAVIGNPTHDLVRLALSLATAARGSDLPGVTTARMLEEMMVGYEQAFKDKPDQVPPRPSQVKAGMRSAVARTWKNLARERIESARPTIPLGKHFWSLSRAEKAALETLCASDDIHQLVTSLKGRPKDARVELLDSAYWVKGCSSLGLLRYAALLGVGDKDDQEYCLIDIKEAVGAAAPRAARAKMPRDNGRRVVEGARHLSPGLGERMVATRFLDHGFFIRELLPQDMKLELDELSETDAMHAAGYLARVVGVAHARQMDRETRKDWMAVLQENRSRQLDAPSWLWTSVVQLVGSHEQGYLNHCRRYALEH from the coding sequence ATGAAAACACCGCGCCCCTCCGCCCGCATGCCCCACCTGATCCAACTGCGAAACCTGAAGATGGCGCGTTCTGCCCACGCCTATGTGCGCGGCAGCACCGTGCAGTTCTACGAGTGGCTGCAGAGCCACACCGGCCGGCGCTTGCCCCATGGCCCGGCGATCTGGATCTGCGGCGACTGCCACGCTGGCAACCTGGGGCCCACCGGGGATACCAAGGGCCGCATCGATATGCACATCCGTGACCTTGACCAGGCGGTGATCGGCAACCCGACCCACGACCTGGTGCGCCTGGCCCTGTCCCTGGCCACCGCCGCGCGCGGCTCGGACCTGCCGGGCGTCACCACCGCACGCATGCTTGAAGAGATGATGGTGGGCTATGAACAGGCCTTCAAGGACAAACCCGACCAGGTGCCGCCGCGTCCGTCCCAGGTCAAGGCGGGCATGCGCAGCGCCGTGGCGCGCACCTGGAAAAACCTGGCGCGCGAGCGCATCGAAAGCGCCCGACCGACCATTCCTTTGGGCAAGCATTTCTGGTCGCTGTCACGGGCCGAGAAAGCGGCGCTGGAAACCCTGTGTGCCTCGGACGACATTCATCAGCTGGTCACTTCGCTCAAGGGGCGGCCCAAGGACGCCAGGGTCGAACTGCTGGACTCCGCCTATTGGGTCAAGGGCTGCAGTTCGCTCGGCCTGCTGCGCTATGCCGCCTTGCTCGGCGTGGGCGACAAGGACGACCAGGAATATTGCCTGATCGATATCAAGGAGGCCGTTGGCGCTGCTGCACCCCGCGCGGCGCGGGCAAAGATGCCCAGGGACAATGGGCGGCGCGTGGTGGAGGGCGCGCGCCATTTGTCACCAGGCCTGGGTGAGCGGATGGTCGCGACGCGTTTTCTGGATCACGGGTTTTTCATCCGTGAACTGCTGCCCCAGGACATGAAGCTGGAGCTGGATGAGTTGAGCGAGACGGACGCCATGCACGCCGCTGGCTACCTGGCGCGGGTGGTGGGTGTCGCCCATGCCCGCCAGATGGACCGCGAGACGCGCAAGGACTGGATGGCGGTGTTGCAGGAAAATCGCTCCAGGCAGCTGGATGCGCCGTCCTGGTTATGGACCAGCGTGGTGCAATTGGTGGGGAGCCATGAGCAGGGCTACCTCAACCATTGCCGGCGGTATGCCTTGGAACACTGA